Genomic segment of Delphinus delphis chromosome 12, mDelDel1.2, whole genome shotgun sequence:
TAATCGAGAGACGAGCTGTTGGGCAAAGAATAACGACTTCCTTCAGAGAGACCCCAAACCCAGAAGACGGCAGGCTCATGCCCCAAAGAACCCTCTTGCTGAGTCAGAATTCAggcttttatactaaaaggggcgGGACTAAAGCCAAGCACTTCCTGGTTCCCGGCAGCCTCCGGAGGGGAGGTGTTAATTTCTCCCTcgtgcagtcattcacaggtgggcctgctCAGGAGGTTTCCTGAGAGCTAAACACAGGTATTTTAGCTGAAAGCCCATTAcacctgggaggcaggggtcccAGAGATGGGCCTTATGGagaatttaagcttataggcagcCTCGCCTTAGAGATTAACTGGTAACAGGATACAGAGGTTCTTCCCGATTACCGTTACCCACTGTCAACGTCCAGTCCACAGTTGTGGGAAGAGGCACAAAGGCTGCCCGGGCTATTTCCCACTGAACGGGGGCGATGGATGTTCTTTAAAATCTTTAGTTGGTAGTAAACATTCCCCATTTTTGGAGACAGAAATTCAAGATAAAACACAAACAGCACATACAAGTGCTAGCCTTCAGAGAAGCAAACGAACCAGTTCACGAATCGGGTCAAAGTCCAacaactctttcctctctccaacaGGGTACACCCCACTCCAATACGAAACAAACTGGCTTGTTCCAGAGAAAAAGCCCCAAAcgccgcaaaaacaaaacaaaacaaaacgcccCAAACGGAGAGGAATCAAGTTCCCGGCTGTTCACACCGGAGCCACTTACCCCACCGTACGCAGCCCGTCGGCTCCCAAAGGTCGATTCCTTCCTTCCACGGCCAAGCGCTGGGGCGGCCGGTGCTGCTTCAGAGAACTTTGAAGGCAGATCCCCAGGACAAGGAGTCCCGGCAGCTGCTAGGGTCTTACCCCAGAATTCCCCAGCCAGGGCTGGCAGGCCACGAGCAGCAAGGCTCCTGGGTGGCTTCATCAAAATtcgttaccaagtccaagcttgtactgctcgcCGCACGACAGGCTAATAAACTGAGCCGAGCTGCTGGGGCAAAGAAGAGTGAGTTTACCTGGGAAGCCAGCAGAGCAAGATGGCGGGCCGGACGCCCAAAGAACCATCTAGCTGAGTCAGCattcaggctccttttatactaaaaggggcgGGACTAAAGCCAAGCACTTCGTGGTTCCCGTCAGCCTCCGGAGGGGAggtgttaatttctccctcaagcagttattcacaggtgggcctgttCAGGAGGTTTCCTGGGAGCTAAACACAGGTGTTTTCGCTGAATGCTCATTTACCTTAATCTCTTGCAGGCAAGGGTCCGAGATGGGTCATTGTGTGCAATTTAAGTTTATAGGCAAcgtccctttagtgattaacttgtaagaGAATGCAAagtgttcttccctattacaactctatgttacattaaaatgtaaagtaGTACAACTGATGTGGAAAACGTGTGGTGAtttctcaaaaacttaaacagagttaccgtatgacctaataattccacttctgggtgtatccCCAAAAGAATTGAACGTGGGGACATGAAGAGATGTTTACAGACCCACTGAACTATGCgtctaaaaatgcttaaaatgatggattttatgttgtgtatattttaccacaaagtTTTAAAAGCTGTAAGGATTCCAAAGGATTGTCCACAAACACGGGTCCCCTGACGCTGGTAGGTACTCCTCACCAAACCCAAGGGTTTGTCATCTGCAGCTTGTGAATGAGGATGTGTTTCAGAGACTATATGCAAAATCACGTATCATTTTTCTGAGAAAACTTCCATCAGGCTGTCAGAGGGTCTGTGACCCACACGAGTTCAAGAGCCATTCTGCGGGCCCCTCCCCTCTGCATGTGTcacctccccactttccccccctccccctacccacccccaggacacttttctctttcattcactcaGATTGTTTAAACATGATGCAATGTATATTCTTAAATCTTTCTTGAGCTCATTAGacaaggtttaatttttttaagacaagGGAGGCTCTGAAATCAACCAAACTTCAGTGTTTTTTCTGTTACCCCCTTTTTCCTGCCTCACAACATTAAACAGGTCCGCCTCCGGCTCGGGATGTGCACAGCCAATCTGCAAACCCGTGTGGATCCTCAATCCTCCAAAACGTGTCCTATGACCTTAAATAATTTCCAGCTAAATTTTcttgctgtatttttatttttaatttggcatTTAGTGTGGACTGAATTCTAATACATTGAATACACCTGCTCGGTCCCATGGCCTGGGGTGGTGGGGATTCTTGGAGGGGAGGTGCCTCTGAGAAATTGCCTCAACCTCAGAAACGTGCAGGGAAGGAAAACGCTCGCCAGCTCAAGTTTCATCCAAAAGAACTGAGACCTTTTaacaaaatgcttttatttctattttttaatgaaatgcatTGTTAGGTATTTGCATGAAATCTCGAAAGGCATTTACGTTCTTTGCTTTAACACTTCCTTTGTGGCCACAGAAAGCGGGTAGGAAAGATGAGCCGAGACCAGGCGCAGCAGACACAGGCCGTGCGTGGTGCGGAGCCCGCGGCCCCGAGCCCGCCTGAGGGACGGTCAGTAGTCGTCGTAGTTGACGCTGGCTCCGTGCCTGAAGCCATGGTGGCTCCGGGGACCGATCGCAGCGTCCTCATCGTAGTGGCGCTGGTGGTAATCGTAGTAGTCGTGCCCATTCCGACCTCTGTTTAGCCAATAGGTGATGTCATCCTCAAATTTCTGGAGGAAAGAGGATGAGAGGGGATGAACTCAAGGACACCGTTTCCCAGAGCACATCTTACGGACGCTGTTTCTCTGGGATTTTTCTTCAACGATGAACAACCCCTCCTAAGAGTAACTCCtgccacaaggacctactgtacagcccAGGGAGGAATTATAttccatatcttgtaataacttataatggaaaagaatctggaaaagaatataactgaatcactttgctgtacacctgaaactaacacaacattgtaaatcaactctacttcaatagaaaacaataaataatcatttttttaaaaaaaaataacttctggCTACAGCATCCCTGGGCCAGAGGTCGATACTAACCAGATGGAAAACACCGCTGAAaactttttcccccaaaggaGTACAACCCCTACCCTTGAACACGTCTGTCTGTGAGTTCTAAATATACCCCAGACttcaacatttttctctttttcagtaaaGAAAATGGACATCTGCCCAATACAGTAACAGCCGGGCCTGTCCCCAGGCACTGTGCATCTGATGTGGCAGACGCTGACCCCCTCCGCGTCCCACCTGGGCTGCTGCGCGGGCTGCTGCGCAGGCTGCGGGCTTCGTAAACGTGGTGCATGAAACCACATTGCAGCCTCGGGGCAGGAATTTGGACACGTCTGGTGGTGACACTCTCACCCCTGTTGTGTTGCTCAGACAGGCCTGGATGCAGTGATTCAGGCCACAAACGCTTACCACGTGGCCACAATTCAACCCTCATCCCCGTCTACtcactgggcctggggctgcagcCTCCTCtgaccctcccccaggccctgccctgaaAAGGAAACAGCTGGCTTGTCTCACAATACTGCAGATTTTCCCCTAGTGAAGCAGGCTCATTCCTTGGTTTCTCTCATATTTTAATCTTGTTTGAGGTTTCGgcttaacatattttttttccaaaaaatttaaaaaatattttatgaaaacagaaataatgcagggcttccctggtggcgcagtggctgagagtccgcctgccgatgcaggggacatgggttcacgccccggtccgggaagatcccacgtgccgcggagcggctgggcccgtgagccatggctgctgagcctgcgcgtccggagcctgtgctccgcaacgggagaggccgcgacagtgagaggcccgcgtaccgcaaaaaaaaaaaaaaaaaaaaaaaaaaatgatgtttctgAAGAGTTCAATTTTGTTCGCCTCTTGCAGTATTTTGTATACACCTCCATTCACAATATGAGCCACGAGCCCGTTTGGAAAAACCCTTCCAGCTGCCCCCGTGGGAGATGCCACCCTCCATCCACTCCCTGGCTGGGGCGGTGAGCTGTGGTCTCCACATCAGGACTCACTCAGCACAGCCCTGTCCATCACCCTGCAGACTCGCTCCGGGGCAGCAGAATCTCACACCTTAACTCCGCCGCTGGCTGACCTGTACCTGGTCCCCGGATGGGAGTCGGTGATGATAAGCAGTCTTTTTCCTTAATCTGGTGAATATGTCCACTCATGCTACCTGGACACATGAACTGAACCGTACTTCCTGCAAATGCATTGACAAATTTTCCCAAAAGCATCTGCAAAGACCCGTCTCTCTTTAAAAGTCGCTTTGCATCTCTTTCCATTATCCTCATGGGTCTTTGCATCGATCTTGCTGTTTCTGACGTTTATTTGAGGCAAAGTTGAAAATGTTTCAGGAGGTGGTGAGTTATTATTAAGGACACCCAGGCAAAACTGACCAGATACATTAAAAGAGTCCCTAAGAAAACCAGATTCTTGATGAATTTAAGTCCCAGCTGCTTTGGGCGGGGATGTCTCTGGAACTCTGCTTCCAAAACCTGATGGGAGAGGTTCCCATTTGGGCATAGTGGGATGGAAAATTCCAGCTGATACCCTTGTGCCTGACGATCATGTGGTCCCATACCTGGCAGCTCTTGACACAGAATGGGGGCTCTGACTTCAGGGCAGATAACAGAACTTAACTCTCTGTGCCCGTTTCCCCAAAGcaggcctccccacccccatcctgcccGGCGGGAAGCCAGGCTCCAGCCAGAACACCCACCGCTTCGTCGAAGCCCAAGTACAGGAAGTGCTGGTACCACTGCTGCACCTCGGGCCGCGTGCGGTCCCACAGCTGCCGCTTGAGCCGCCCCGGGCTGCTCAGGAACTCCTTGGCTCTGCTCTCCTGGACGGCCACCGGGGTCGTAGGGGGAGCAGGAGCTGAAACGAGGGGTTCCCCACCCGCAAGTACAGAGAATGAGTCCTTTCCTCCTCGGGGTGAATCGCTCTTCTCCatcgccctccccgcccccacctggCAGGAGGCGGCCTTAACTGGTGCATCCTCCCTGCAGGGCGCGGGTACTGTGCGGGCTCCCGCCGTCTGTCCCGGCCTCCGGGGTAGCGAGCCCTCCTGTCCAGGCACAGCCACGTAACAGGCCCAGGGCGGAAACCGAACTCAGCTCCgcctctgcagcccctccccaggcccagacCCCGGGCCCCAGGCCCTGGTGCTCCCCCTGGGCTCTGCCGCGGGGAAACCGCCCGGTGTCCAGTGCCGCTGGCTGCGCGTGCCTTGTCTGCACGAACACGAGCGTGCTGGGACTGCTTAGGGGGCCAGGGGAGAAAGAGCTGGAGCAAGGGTCTGAGCAGGCCGGCCAGCGAGCCCAGCGGAGCAGCGAGTCCTCAAGTCAGGCTGCAGGGTGACCATGAACGCTTCGACCGCCTCTTGATGGGGGTGACCCTCGCTTTCCCACGGCTTCCCCGGACGCCTTTCCATCGCGGACTCAGCTGCAGAAAAGGCCCCGCTTCGGCAGGCGTGCTCGGGGAAGTGCTGCCCGGCTCCGAGCCTCTGTGCCGTCATCTGCAACACGGGACTGATGGGCCCGCTTCCCCTTATGGAGGCTGCGCAGGAAAAGGCAGTCAAATGCCCTGTGTCCCTTGGTCACGTGGATAAAGATCAGGCAGCACATTTGTGTCTTCACCTCCTGTTCACCTGTGCATCTCCCTCAGGGCCTGTTACACTGTtctgtacacagtaggtgctcaatgtgTGTTTCTTGGCTTGAGCTGAACAAAAGCTGAGGATGTACACGGAGGAGTCGTGATCACCTCGGCCGTTGCTCTCCAGGGCCCCTGTCACCCCTGGTGTCCCCGGGAGATGGCTGTCCagcacagggaggggaggggccatcTGAGGGGCCTGGGAGGTCGGGGGTGGACCTGGGCCTTGGGAGCAGCTGGAAGAGCCGGGGAAGATGCTGGCAGCTCCCCCAGGAGCCCCTCCCCCGAGAGGGGCCGTGTGTGCCCaacaggtgtgtgtgggggggtgtcccCGCGGGGCCAcctgggaagcaggtgcataAGCGCTGGCGCCCCCCATTGGGGAGCAGACTTCAGCGTCCTGGAGCCCCCGTTAATCCAGGGGAAAGAATAAGTAGTTAGAAATTCACCTCAGAAATGTAGTcttgggaggagatatggggatgtatgcatatgcagagctgattcactttgttatacagcagaaactaacacctcattgtaaagaaattatattccaataaagatgtgaaaaaaaatgtagtctTCATTCTAATAGATAGATAACTTGCTAATTTCCAGGTGAAGACGAGTTCTGCGGGAGAATGGCTTTCACAAGCCCACACAATGATCGAACTGATTACAGCGGGCCTGAACTCACCTGCGTGGCTCCCAGACAGTTCTGTTTCTACGACATTTTGCTGCGTTACCATATCTATCGGAGGCCGGTTCTTCACAACAGGTGTCAGTAACAAAACGGTCTTTCTGTTTAACCCTCCCCCAAGAGCTAGTTGGATACGGAGGACGCCCACGATACCACTCTGTGCTGCCCCAGAACGGAGGCTGTGTGTGCTCTCGATTCAGGTATGTGCTCTAAGGGGTATCACAATTCTAAAACAAACAGCCTTCAATTAACACTACAgctctgttccttttatttctgagtcCACACTGACAGCTGTCAGAAAAGCATTAACTGGCAATAATATTTACCTGATGAAATACCGCCCCACATCCCCACAGGACGAGCCCTTCAGATCTGCTAACCTTCTACGGAGTAAACACTTTTGATTTTCCAAACACAAGCCTCAGGTGAGGACATCGACATCGCTGTTTCATTGCAGCCTGGTTAAGAACGCAACCCTTATCTGTGTGGGCTATACTTACCTTCCCCTTTCTGAAGCATCAGCTTGAGTTTGTTTCCACTTATGCCACCTAAAGGAATGAAAGTGGAAATCATTTAAGGGTTGCACTGCGCCCTTAAATTTCTCACATGCAAAAATCCAcattggaaaaaaatcacttcataCCCCTATGTTGCTTTGGCAACTTGGTAGTATTACATTATTTAATGCTTGTTGCATTTCCTGTTGTGTAGAAAAAGCAATTCAGGCTGCCTGTGGCTCAAACTAGTGACAAGGACCATGGCCGAGCAGGGCACTTTGAGCTACTGGAGACCATCTGAGCTGTTCTCCAGGAAAAGTGACGTTGTCCTTTGAGCACTTCTGTCATAATATTCGGGCAGCCACCTGTCATATGCACCTGCCTGCAGACTTAACTTTTCATGGTACAGTCGATCAACTAgtgtccctccaaattcatacCCACCCAGAACTTCCGAATGTGAACTTATCTGGAAACAGCATCTTTGCAGACGTAATGAGTTAAGGACCTCGAGGTGATATGATGCCGGGTTTAGGGTGGGCTCTAAATCCAGTGACcggtggtgtccttataagaggaggtgAGGCCACAGGGAAGGCAGTCGTGGGAAGACGGAGGCAGAAGTGGAGCTTCTCCACCACAAGTCAAGGCATGGGGCTTAGAGCTCTAAAAGCTCAGCCCCGTTTTGTAACTTGCCCTGATTGTCTTAAAATCAGGCATTATTTGTAccatttattgttgttttgattcAGATCTAAAAGCGTTTCTACACTCTACAAAACGATTTTCATTTGGTGTCCTAAGAACTTTCACATTCCAGCTCAATGATGATAATATTTTAACTGATTCCTATCGCTGCATTCTCGGTATGAACGAAATAAAATACAAGTTCTGAAAAGGACTAGGTTATAGCCGATGCCCACTTGCTGTATTCAGATGTGCTTCTT
This window contains:
- the ECRG4 gene encoding augurin; amino-acid sequence: MAASSARPAALVMPALALLLLLCVGPGGISGNKLKLMLQKGEAPAPPTTPVAVQESRAKEFLSSPGRLKRQLWDRTRPEVQQWYQHFLYLGFDEAKFEDDITYWLNRGRNGHDYYDYHQRHYDEDAAIGPRSHHGFRHGASVNYDDY